The sequence AGAGACATAAAGTAGCGATTCAAAAAGCTAGGGTAAGCCTGCTCTCTTTCCTGAAAGCCCTTGACCGCTCCGAATCGCCCGAATTTCTGGCTATCGACCTGCGTAGCGCCCTAGATTCACTGGGTGAAATCACCGGGGAAACCACAACCGAGGACGTCCTGGGAAGGATATTCAGCAAATTCTGTATCGGGAAATAAGTGGCTTAGCTAATGTTTCACGTGAAACATTCACAGGCTGTGAATAAAATTTTACACGACTATGGACAATAACGGAAAATAAAATTCAATGTCTTATGATACTTAGATAAATTCATTTTCTTGGTCTCAAAACTATCCACAATTCATCCACAAGAAAATTCGGTTTGTGCACATATTTCCCACAACTTTTATACCGGTAAGAATGGTAGATAAGCCCAAATAAAACTGATCGAAGGTCTAGCTCCAGTCATATCTTTAATGGCCATTCGAGTCTATCACAAAGGGCCTTTCTGATAGCTAAAAATTCCTTTGACTCGGGCATAAACTCGATCCCATATATATGTGTGGCTGGTATCACCCCTACCAAAGAATTAGAAAAAAATGCCACTTGGGCCGAGATTAAACTAGTTAAATCAAACCTTCCTTCCACAACTTCGATACCGAGATCGGCCGCTAGCTCGACGACGAGGCCTCGAATAACCCCTGGAAGTAGCCCGCATTCCAAAGACGGCGTAAAAAGTACACCCTCTTTTAACCAAAAAATATTGCTCGTGCATCCTTCGCTAATTTCTCCCCTTTCATTAAGGAATATAGCCTCGTCAAAACCGAGTCTAATAGCCTCCCTCCTAGCAATTATGTTCTCTAGGTAATTCAGGGACTTAATACCCACGATAGGCGAAGAAGAGCCACGACTAAAAGTAGAAACGAAGGCCTTAATCGGCGCTTTCGGAGGCCTAAACTCCCTTAAAACGATGAGAAGTGAAGAATTCCCTGGATATTCATGAAAGTGGGTACTTCCACCAGAAAGTAGGCATATTTTTACATAAGCATCGGAGATCCCAGACTCTGAAACGGCGTCTTCGACCAGTTTTTCTATGCGCTCAGGCCCTGGAAAGGGGATCCCCAAAAACTCGGCACCCCTACCCATCCTAGAGAGGTGTCTATCCCATAGAACCGGAAGGCTTGACCTCAATCTGAAGGTCTCAAATACACCTTCTCCATAAGAAAGAGATCTTATGGGTAATCGGTCTGGTATAGGCTCTCCGTTTAAAGAAATATATTCCTTCATGACTCTACCTTGGGTGAACTCATCGCCTTATGCTGCCGTGTTCGCCCGTAATAAGCAGTTTTAAAGAAGCAGGCAATTCGATCTTGGCTGTATAGGGACAACATTTTTGCGCATCCATTCCGGGTAACATTTGGGGTTGAAATGGCCCAATTAACATCTATTCTTCTATTCCCAGGGCTTTATTTATAGCCCGGGCCTTAATTAAAGTCTCCTGGTATTCCTTTTCCGGGTCTGAGTCCCATACAATACCGCCTCCCACCCAGAATGTCCCTTCGGCTTTGTTTAGGACGGGTTCATCGGCCCTGCTTATCCTGAGCGAAGTCGGCACATCTGACCCGTTTAATTCCCTTATTGTTAAAATCCTTATAGCCACGCTCAGGGTAAAATCCCCATTCGGCATAAATATGCCTAGAGCACCGCAGTAAGGACCTCTAAGGTGCGGCTCGAGCTCATCTATGACCTCCATGGCTCTCCTTTTAGGGGCCCCAGTTACCGAGCCAGGGGGAAAGGTAGCGTTTATTATATCGCCGGTCTTGATTCCGTCATTTAGGAGTCCCTCCACCTCCGATACCAACTGATGCACCGTGGAATAAGACTCCACCCGAAATAGGCCGCTCACTTTGACCGTCCCGTATTGGCATATCCTGCCCAAATCGTTCCTCATCAGGTCGACTATCATCAGATTTTCTGCCCTTTCCTTATCACTGCTGAGTAGTTCTGCCCGAAGTAGTGCGTCCTCCTCGGTCGTAAAGGCCCTTTTCCTGGTCCCTTTAATCGGTTTTGTAGCCACTTTCCTCCCTATTTTTCTCACAAATAGCTCCATAGAACCGCTTACAAGCAGAAAGTAGCCAAAGTCTATGTAGCAACCGAAGGGAACGGGCTGCACATTGTACAAGTCAAGTAAGTAAGAAATAGGGGGAGAATTAAAATTAAGTAGAGTTGTAAACCGCTGGGAAAGGTTGACCTGATAAACGTCGCCGCTGGCGATGTACTCCTTCACACTCAAGACCATCTCAACATATTTATCCTTTGTCATATTGCTGTACAGGCTGCCCAGCCGGGCGTCTCTACTACCCAAACCAACGCGTTTTTGTGAAGGAGTTTCGATAATAAGGGGTATCAAGTCCTTGATCTCGCCCGAAATCATGTCCTCCTGCTTATAAAATAGAAAGTAGGTGTCCGGGAAGCGGTACCCCTCTTTTTGGCGGGATACCGTAAGACCATTTTCAGTAAACCTGGAAAACTCATAGCCTAGATATCCCACGGCGATGTACCCCTCGCCCAAGTAACCATCCAGGAGGGAAAGAGGACTACGGCTGGTATTAAACCGCCCCTCGGGCAAAACAACTGTGGTAGATCCCTCAATGGTAAATAGGGAAAGGGAAGGGCTCTTGAATAGGATAAAGGCTTCTTCCTCGCCGTTTAGCCAACCGCCGCCCGAGTCGAGAAAAAGTGAAGAGAAAGGCTTGGGATGCATTTTCGGTAAAGGCCTCTAAGTTTAAACACCGTAAGCGAGGCTAAAATTAAAGGGATGATGAAACTCTTACAGTCCGACGAGGGTCAAACGGCCGCTAGGACATGCTCAGTTTTGCCCTTTCCGCCGCTATCATGTCTGCGTATATTCAGGACCGCTTCCGCCCTCAGGAGGGGTCAGACGTAATCCCTTGGCGTTTATCGCCCCACATTGCACGCAGTTAGTGGGGTCGGTTCTTATCACCTTGTGTCCCCCCTCCTCATGCCATTCATAAACCTGCGCTGGGCACATGTTAATCCAAGCTTCCCCAATCACCTCCGGCACCTCGGCTTTGTAAATTATGTGATTCGGCTGGTTATCCCTGCTTCTGTTGCCGCTGACATAAACGCTGGACAGCTTATCAAACGTGTAGCTATTATCCGGCTTTGGGTACTTCCGGTCACCCAGAAACATAGGCTGTTCGCTATCGGCATGGGACTTAAACCGCCAACCGGGGAATAAACCGCCGGTAACGGTCATCAGCCCGGCGAGTATGAAACCGGGTACAAAGCCGTATTGGAATGCCTGTCTCATATTCCGCACCCGATAAAGGTCCTTCCATATAAAACTGTTTTTTACTGCCTGGTCGTACTTGACCAAGGATTTAGGTGCTGCCGGGTCGCGGCCTTCCTTCAAAGCGGCAAATATGGTCTCGGCCGCCAGGATCCCAGACCACATGGCATAATGAATTCCTTTTAGCGCAGGGACATTGACGAACCCAGCGCAATCACCTATAAACACCCCGCCCGGTACATGCAAACGGTCGGGAAGAGAATAAAAGCCTCCTTCCGGAATGGTCTTGGCGCCCCAGCCGCTCTCCGACCTCTTTCCACCCTCTAAAATCCGCTTGATCAAGGGGTGCAATTTCAATTCCTGTAAAAGATCATGCACCGAAAGAGACGCATCAGCGTAGTCCAAGCCCACTACCAGGCCAATAGAAACCCTATCCTGCCCCATGGGATAAATAAAACTCCCTCCAAATTCCTTATACTTTTTCGCTCCGCGAAGGGGCCAACCCATGGTATGAATGACTCGATCAAGCGGCTTCGGCACCTCCCACACCTCTTTTACCCCGAGTGCATAGATCTGTGGATTCGGCCTCTTCAGATTGAAGTAATTTATGGCCGCCTGGGTGAGGTGCCCGGTAGTGCCCTCGCCGAATACGGTAATCTTCGCCAGGACATCAGAGCCTGGCTGATAATTCTCCATAGGCTTGCCATCACGGTCGAGGCCCTTATCGTCGGTACGGACGCCTTTCACCACCCCGTCTTCTACGACCACCTTCACCCCGGCCATTTCGTTGAAAATCATGACCCCCTTCTCTTCCGCCTTCTGAGCCAACCACTGGGTCATTTTGCTGATTGATGCCACATAGTTGCCGTGATTATTCATGGTGGGCGGGGTGGGCAGGCGGAGATAACTGCTCTCGGTCAAAAAGTAAACCGCCTCTTTGGTCACTTGGTCGAAGAAGGGAAACTCAAACTTGGGAAGGTCGGGAAATAGCTTTCTGAAGGCCACCGGGTTGACTACGGCTCCGGAGACCAGATGCGCTCCCGGATACTTACCCTTTTCCAGGACGGCGATGGGGATTTCACCGAGCGACTCCATCACCCCTGGCTCCTCCTCTAAGAGCTGCGCCAGCCGAATCGCACCAGCAAGGCTGGCCGGCCCGGCGCCGACGAAGAGAATACCTACTTCCACTCGCTCATCTGGGCTTCCGGTGATGCCGGAAACGAATCTATCCTCTTTTATCTCTGGCTTAAACTCTGCTGGTATATTAGACATTTTGCTACTCCCTCCAAATTGAGATTAAACGGTAAGTGGTGCTCTAATTGCAAAAGGGCTTCTCAAATAACATAAACAAAAGTTGATGCTAAAGTCAAGGTGAGTATGAGCCGAAAATAGCATATGCAGTATGCAAAGAGGGATTGGAATCCAGAAGGGTACTTAATACTGTATATATCATATATAAAGTATAGCTAATATATTAATCAGAACTCGACTCCGATGTGGGTTAGGCCGAAAGCATGGCCGTAACCGAATTTCCGGGTTTTAGATTATTAAAAGAGAATCTGGTAATAAACGAGCTTTTCCTTTATATTCAGATTAAGCTGACAGCAAGCCTGCCCGGAACAAGAGATTGCTTCGCCGGCAAACGAATTATGATTTTTGAGGGGTTCATTCTTCTCCCGGTTTAACCGGTGGACCCGCTAAGAGTGAACGGTTTTATTACTTTTTTCTAGTGGATGCAGCACCCGCTGGGAATGAGGAATAAAAACCTTCACCCTGAGTCCTGGGGCAAAGTTTCCCCATCATCGGTTTGATGTGACCAGCACCTCTTCTATTCCCAGTTCACCGCTTTTTAGGGATTCTCCGTATAGCTTAGCCTGCTCAAGAGTGGCAAATGTTCCCACCCTCACCCTGTACCAGGTCCCTTTGCCCGGTAAATCGGTTTTTTGTATGTATGCCGGAAGTGATTTTGCCTTCAATGACTGCTCCATCCTTTGAGCCTCTTCCAATTGCGGAAAGGAAGCTATTTGAACGGTAAACCTGCCGGTTGCGGAGTCAGCCGGAACGACCGACGGTGCAGTTTTAACCGCAGCGTCGCTTATCACTGCCTCTGCTACCAGGTTATTATCGGCGGTTGAAGGTTTTTTATCTTCTTTTTTTGCCTCGTCGGCAGAAAACTTCTCTTCCTTTGTTGGCTCGGAATTCTTCTTGATACCCGGTCCAATGTTGTTAACTGTATACTTCTGGTCCACTTTTTCATCCTTGTTATCGGCTTGCCCGATAAGGCTATTTTTAAGATTATTGTAGTGAACTAGCACCTTGTCCACATAATCCATGGTTTCGTTGTAAGGAGGGATGGCGTATCCGTACTTAACCACTGCATTCTCTCCGGCATTGTAACCGGCAAGGGCAAGGCTTATGTTTCCGTTAAACATGTCTATTAATTTCTTCAGGTATCTCACTCCCCCCATTATGTTTTCAGAAGGGTCAAAAGGGTTAGTTACGCCCTGGTTCCTGGCCGTCTCGGGCATGAGTTGCATGACACCCATAGCTCCCTTTGGAGACACGGCCTTGGCATTAAAATTCGATTCCACCTTTATAATTGCTTTTACCAGGTAGGGGTCTATCCCATGCCAATTCGCCGTCTTATTGATATGGTCATCGTACTCTTTTGAGTACTTGAAGCTGCCAAAAAGACCTTTCCTTTTGGGGTTATAATCCTCATGCTTTATGATTATGCGTTTATAACCCTTTTCGATAGGCGGTATATTCGTATACACGATAACGCCACCCTTGTATTTATGGTAATAGGTAGCGGCAGGTGATGAAGAAGTTGGGAAATTTAGGGTAAGAAAAGAAACTGAAAGAACAAAAGCAAACGAAGAAACAAGCCTGGTCGTGCTTCTCTTCATAAGCTCCCCATCCTCCTTAACCCAAAGCGTAAGCTACCCTTTCGGCTAAGACTATTTATTCTCCGGCAAGTTTATATCTGATGTTTTATTATGTCAATAACCATCGGGGGTTAGAAAGAAAAAGTATTCAGGAGGGAAAAGCCCTTTACGGTCAAGCACTAGCTTTTATTTTCTTCCAGGAGCTTATCGATCTGAGTCTTGAATACTGGAAAAGGCATCGAGCCCCTTATGTAGTAGCCGACTAACTCGTTTCCGTCCTCGGTTTTGCCCACAAAAAAGCTGGGAGTGCCCCTAACCCCATACTTCCGGCCGTCCTCGAGATCCTTGTTTATCTTGGCTTCGAATTTTTTCTCGTTGACGCATTTCTCGAATTGTTCATAGTCGAGGCCCTCTACCCCTTTGGCAAAACTTAGCGTGTTTGCAGTGTCCAGCTTATCCGGATTCTCGAATAAGAAGTCGTTGAACTCCCAGTACTTTCCCTGTTCGCCGGCACAGTTCGCCGCGTGCGCTGCGGGCACGGCCTGTTTATGAAAATCTAAGGGATAGTCTCTGAACACATATCTTACCTTTCCCTTGTTTATGTATTCCTCCTCAATCTGGGGAAGTGTTTGCTGGTGGAACCTTCTACAGAACGGACACTGGTAATCGCTAAACTCCACAATAGTCACCGGCGCCTTGGGGTCGCCCTTCATTGGGGCGTTTTCGATGCTTACCCTGACCTCACTCGGCTGCTCCGGCTGGGCTGGGGCGGCAGCCTTTGGAGATTGTATCTTTTTCATTTCCTGTAGGGCAGTAGCTATTTGATTTTTCTGGTCACTAAGATCGTTCTTGAGATTGATAAGGTCTTTCGCTATCCAGGCGTTAAGCCCTAAGGTAAGCAATACCAGGATGAGAATCGCTATATTTATCGCCTTCATGGTTTCTAAACTTTAACCCAACTATACAAACTATGTCAAGGAATTGTTTTTTTATTTATACGTTCTCTAACCCCTGCCGCTAGTCTAAGCTCCTCCGTCAAGCCCTTCAAATCTTCTTCCTCGACCATCCTTTCTATCACTCCTAGAGCCTTCTTGAATTCTTTTATAGTTGTCAATACGTTCTCCTTGTTGCTGAGAAATATCTCACCCCACATGCCAGGAGAGCTTGCGCCGATTCTGGTGTAGTCCCTTAGCCCTCCGCCGGCAAATTCGAGCATATTCTCGGACTCTTCTTGAGATGCGATCGAGTTCAACAGGGCGTAGGCAACCACATGAGGAAGGTGACTGACGAAGGCAAAGACCCGGTCATGGGTTTCTACGTCCATCGAGAAAACCCGAGACCCGACAGACTCCCAGAGATTTTTCACCTTAGCCAAAGCATCCGGGTTGGTTTTCGGAGTGGGCGTCAGAATACATCTCTTTCCACGAAAAAGGCCGGAATCGGCAGCCTCGACCCCAGAGCGCTCCGTTCCGGCTATGGGATGTCCGCCCACAAAATAAAGATGAGGCGGTAAAAAGCCCTCGATCTCATTAACTACCTTTCCCTTGACGCTTCCCACGTCTGTGACGATTGTTCCCTCAGAAGCTAAGGATGAAACCGTCCTAGCTATCGTGGGAATAGTGGATACATAAGTAGCGACCACCACGACTTCCGAATGTTTGACCGCATCTTCAAGTTCTTTAGAGCCGGAGTCGATTATCCCCTTTCTGGCAGCATATTCCAGAGTCTCTTCATTTATATCAACCCCACAAACCTCGCCCACCTGTCCTGTCTTTTTTAAAGCCCAGGCTAGCGAACTTCCTATGAGGCCGAGACCGACTATGCCGATCTTTTTCCACTTCATCTCGAATTCATCTCTCTAGCACCTTTTTAATAGCCTTGATAAACCTCTTGTTCTCCCGGGGCAATCCAATTGTCACCCGGATATGGGTTTTAAGTCCGTATCCCCCAACAGGTCTTACTATCACCCCTTCCCTAAGGAGGGCATCGTAAACAGGGATTGCGTCAGAACCCAAATCCACCAGTATGAAGTTGGTGAAGGATGGGGCAAAGGGAAGATTTATTTTTCTAAGCTCATCGGTTAAATAGGCCAGTCCCTCCTTGTTAATATCCCTGGACCTGGCCACATGCTCATTATCGTCAAGGGCGGCATAGGCGGCCACCTGCGCCAGGGAATTTACGTTAAAAGGCTCCCTTACCCGATTCATGTAAGAGATAATCTCCTCCGAAGAAACCCCAAATCCTAGCCTCAGTCCGGCAAGTCCATAAATTTTGGAGAAGGTTCTGACCGTAATAATGCACTTCCCGAGCTTATGATAGTCAAGCGAATTGGGATAACCCGGGTCATCCACATAGTCAAAGTAGGCCTCGTCTATGACCACGATTATGTCTTCCGATACCCTATCCAAAAACCACTCTAGCTCTTCTCTTCTTACCATAGTGCCGGTAGGATTATTCGGGTTTGCGATAAACACCGTCTTTGTCCTAGCGGTGATTCGCTTAAACATATCCCGGAGGTCGTGAGTAAGGTCGGGCATCGGGGATATAACCGCCTTTGCCCCGACTGCCTGCGTGACTATTGGAAAAACAATAAATGCAAACTCTCCCATGACCGCCTCATCACCGGGTTTCATGAAGGTCCGGGCAACTAGTTCTATTATCTCATTCGAGCCGTTTCCGAAAATGAGCTCATCCGGTTTTACCCCTAGCCTCTCGGCAAGCTTGTGCCTGAGATAAAATGTATCCCCATCCGGGTAGCGGTGCATTTTAACCAAGGCCTCTGATACGGCACTCATCGCCAGCGGAGATGGGCCGATAGGGTTTTCATTCGAGGCAATCTTTATTGCATCCTTAATCCCCAGCTCGCGCTCCAGCTCTTCAACCGGCTTTCCCGGAACGTACGGAATCAGGTCTTTTACGTATTCATTTGGCTTTATCAATGAGTCCTCCAGAAGTAGCGTAGACGGTTTGAGATCGGTCTATATAATACCAGAAAGGTATCTCAATTTAGAATCCGGAAGGAAGCTTAGTCTTATTAGTTGGAAGGCGTTTTGCTCTCTTGTAGAGAATACAGCCCTTCGCTTCTACTAATCCTTTCAAAAAATATTAGCCAATTTCTTCTAGTTCACTCGCTTTTCCCACTGGGATAAGAGCCCAAGACCTTCAAGAAAATACAGTTTTTCTCCACTGCGGAAAGAACACTCCGAATCCCTTCGTCTTCACTATGACCCTCGAAATCGACGAAGAAAACGTACTCCCACGGCCTTCCTTTGGATGGCCTAGATTCGATCTTGGTCAGATTTATCTGAGCTTCAGCAAAGGGTAGGAGTGCTTTTTGAAGCGCGGCCGGTTCATCCTTTAGAGAAAACACTATCGATGTTTTGTCCGACCCGGTTGGGCAGGAATGCATACGTCCGATTACCAGAAACCTAGTCGTATTCCCCGGGTTGTCCTCTATGTGTCGCTCCAGTATTTTCAGCTTGTAAATAGTTGCGGACAGCTCTCCGGCTATGGCCGCTATTTTCTTATCGCGTGAGGCAAGCTGCGCCGCTTTTGCCGTACTGGTGGTCTCACGGAGTTCTACATGTTTAAGGTTATGGCTCAGCCATCTCTTGCATTGTCCAAGGGCTTGTGGGTGTGAGGCAACCACTTCGATGTTTTTTATATCGTCAGTCTTAGACAGTAGGAAATGGCTGACCCTTTCGAAAAACTCCGATGAAACACTGAGGTCAGATGCTATAAAACGGTCGAGAACTCCCC comes from Thermodesulfobacteriota bacterium and encodes:
- a CDS encoding DsbA family protein; the encoded protein is MKAINIAILILVLLTLGLNAWIAKDLINLKNDLSDQKNQIATALQEMKKIQSPKAAAPAQPEQPSEVRVSIENAPMKGDPKAPVTIVEFSDYQCPFCRRFHQQTLPQIEEEYINKGKVRYVFRDYPLDFHKQAVPAAHAANCAGEQGKYWEFNDFLFENPDKLDTANTLSFAKGVEGLDYEQFEKCVNEKKFEAKINKDLEDGRKYGVRGTPSFFVGKTEDGNELVGYYIRGSMPFPVFKTQIDKLLEENKS
- a CDS encoding electron-transfer flavoprotein:ubiquinone oxidoreductase codes for the protein MSNIPAEFKPEIKEDRFVSGITGSPDERVEVGILFVGAGPASLAGAIRLAQLLEEEPGVMESLGEIPIAVLEKGKYPGAHLVSGAVVNPVAFRKLFPDLPKFEFPFFDQVTKEAVYFLTESSYLRLPTPPTMNNHGNYVASISKMTQWLAQKAEEKGVMIFNEMAGVKVVVEDGVVKGVRTDDKGLDRDGKPMENYQPGSDVLAKITVFGEGTTGHLTQAAINYFNLKRPNPQIYALGVKEVWEVPKPLDRVIHTMGWPLRGAKKYKEFGGSFIYPMGQDRVSIGLVVGLDYADASLSVHDLLQELKLHPLIKRILEGGKRSESGWGAKTIPEGGFYSLPDRLHVPGGVFIGDCAGFVNVPALKGIHYAMWSGILAAETIFAALKEGRDPAAPKSLVKYDQAVKNSFIWKDLYRVRNMRQAFQYGFVPGFILAGLMTVTGGLFPGWRFKSHADSEQPMFLGDRKYPKPDNSYTFDKLSSVYVSGNRSRDNQPNHIIYKAEVPEVIGEAWINMCPAQVYEWHEEGGHKVIRTDPTNCVQCGAINAKGLRLTPPEGGSGPEYTQT
- the pheA gene encoding prephenate dehydratase, encoding MSSSEALENLRKRIDEIDRKLLELLSERGRVAIEISKLKKENSFSVYDPAREREIEKNITKINRGPLSKESIISIFREIISGCRSIQNRVRIAYLGPEGSFSHQAAFHEFGASVDFDPVPSFEEVFEEVEKHRASFGVVPVENSMEGSVGGVLDRFIASDLSVSSEFFERVSHFLLSKTDDIKNIEVVASHPQALGQCKRWLSHNLKHVELRETTSTAKAAQLASRDKKIAAIAGELSATIYKLKILERHIEDNPGNTTRFLVIGRMHSCPTGSDKTSIVFSLKDEPAALQKALLPFAEAQINLTKIESRPSKGRPWEYVFFVDFEGHSEDEGIRSVLSAVEKNCIFLKVLGSYPSGKSE
- a CDS encoding prephenate dehydrogenase/arogenate dehydrogenase family protein; the protein is MKWKKIGIVGLGLIGSSLAWALKKTGQVGEVCGVDINEETLEYAARKGIIDSGSKELEDAVKHSEVVVVATYVSTIPTIARTVSSLASEGTIVTDVGSVKGKVVNEIEGFLPPHLYFVGGHPIAGTERSGVEAADSGLFRGKRCILTPTPKTNPDALAKVKNLWESVGSRVFSMDVETHDRVFAFVSHLPHVVAYALLNSIASQEESENMLEFAGGGLRDYTRIGASSPGMWGEIFLSNKENVLTTIKEFKKALGVIERMVEEEDLKGLTEELRLAAGVRERINKKTIP
- a CDS encoding lytic transglycosylase domain-containing protein, with the protein product MKRSTTRLVSSFAFVLSVSFLTLNFPTSSSPAATYYHKYKGGVIVYTNIPPIEKGYKRIIIKHEDYNPKRKGLFGSFKYSKEYDDHINKTANWHGIDPYLVKAIIKVESNFNAKAVSPKGAMGVMQLMPETARNQGVTNPFDPSENIMGGVRYLKKLIDMFNGNISLALAGYNAGENAVVKYGYAIPPYNETMDYVDKVLVHYNNLKNSLIGQADNKDEKVDQKYTVNNIGPGIKKNSEPTKEEKFSADEAKKEDKKPSTADNNLVAEAVISDAAVKTAPSVVPADSATGRFTVQIASFPQLEEAQRMEQSLKAKSLPAYIQKTDLPGKGTWYRVRVGTFATLEQAKLYGESLKSGELGIEEVLVTSNR
- a CDS encoding aminotransferase class IV codes for the protein MKEYISLNGEPIPDRLPIRSLSYGEGVFETFRLRSSLPVLWDRHLSRMGRGAEFLGIPFPGPERIEKLVEDAVSESGISDAYVKICLLSGGSTHFHEYPGNSSLLIVLREFRPPKAPIKAFVSTFSRGSSSPIVGIKSLNYLENIIARREAIRLGFDEAIFLNERGEISEGCTSNIFWLKEGVLFTPSLECGLLPGVIRGLVVELAADLGIEVVEGRFDLTSLISAQVAFFSNSLVGVIPATHIYGIEFMPESKEFLAIRKALCDRLEWPLKI
- the hisC gene encoding histidinol-phosphate transaminase, yielding MIKPNEYVKDLIPYVPGKPVEELERELGIKDAIKIASNENPIGPSPLAMSAVSEALVKMHRYPDGDTFYLRHKLAERLGVKPDELIFGNGSNEIIELVARTFMKPGDEAVMGEFAFIVFPIVTQAVGAKAVISPMPDLTHDLRDMFKRITARTKTVFIANPNNPTGTMVRREELEWFLDRVSEDIIVVIDEAYFDYVDDPGYPNSLDYHKLGKCIITVRTFSKIYGLAGLRLGFGVSSEEIISYMNRVREPFNVNSLAQVAAYAALDDNEHVARSRDINKEGLAYLTDELRKINLPFAPSFTNFILVDLGSDAIPVYDALLREGVIVRPVGGYGLKTHIRVTIGLPRENKRFIKAIKKVLER
- a CDS encoding anthranilate synthase component I family protein, producing the protein MHPKPFSSLFLDSGGGWLNGEEEAFILFKSPSLSLFTIEGSTTVVLPEGRFNTSRSPLSLLDGYLGEGYIAVGYLGYEFSRFTENGLTVSRQKEGYRFPDTYFLFYKQEDMISGEIKDLIPLIIETPSQKRVGLGSRDARLGSLYSNMTKDKYVEMVLSVKEYIASGDVYQVNLSQRFTTLLNFNSPPISYLLDLYNVQPVPFGCYIDFGYFLLVSGSMELFVRKIGRKVATKPIKGTRKRAFTTEEDALLRAELLSSDKERAENLMIVDLMRNDLGRICQYGTVKVSGLFRVESYSTVHQLVSEVEGLLNDGIKTGDIINATFPPGSVTGAPKRRAMEVIDELEPHLRGPYCGALGIFMPNGDFTLSVAIRILTIRELNGSDVPTSLRISRADEPVLNKAEGTFWVGGGIVWDSDPEKEYQETLIKARAINKALGIEE